TTAAAGTCCTTATTTCTTGGTTTAtttctcctctttctcaaaagagctctttctcttcctgTGTAGTTTCTCCATTGAATCTCCCTTTGTTCTTCAGGAAGTTTCATCAAGGTGTCCTGAACTTTTTCCAGCCTTTCACGACGAGAAATGACATAGTCAAACATGTCATAATAGTAGTCCAGAAAGTACATTTGGCAAACTGTAGCCAAACGACGAGTCTTGGGGCTGTTAGCCTTCAATTGAATCTCTCGTTGCTTTCTTGTGGGAGAACTAGGTCGGGATTTTCTGGGACTCTGTCCATAATTTCCATTCTGATGGGACAGTACGCTCTTAGCTGGAGAAGTTGGGGGAGTGTTTTCCTTGCCGGTTAAACTGGTCATTGGTCTTATCAGTTGAGCATTCGGGAGGTAATTTTCTAGCAAAGGATTCTCTAGCTTTGTTGGAGCAGTGGgctcaaaagaaaatttgCTATCGTTATAATTATCAAATGTGATACCTTTCATTTCGGAGGTGATGTCTTCCATTTCACCTCCATCCATGGTTTGAAGCTTAGAGCTACGGCCAAAGAAGTTGGTCATCTTTAGCGTCATAATTCAGTGGTTTGTGAGCAAAGCGTAGAAAAGACTTGAGATACGAGTGATagagatgaagaagaaggtgtGTTTGTGATTGATAGCCATGAAGGGAGAGAATGTATATTTACATATTGCCCAATTGGGAATTCTTAATTTACCCTTGAAGATGGAACGAACATCTTGGGAACATCTTGGACAGCGATGGATTTTCAAGTGGTTGGTACACTAGTATCtaagcaaagaaaaatattcttAGAAGAGTAGAGAAAGAAGCTTGAACACATCAAAGGCATACAACATGGTATTGCCAGAGTATCAAACGTCTCTGTTGAATAAAGTTGACGGCTCTTCGACTATTTCGATTGGCGAGGTCAAAGTAATTTGCTCGGTAACCGGACCAATTGAAGCTAAACCACGACAAGAATTACCAACACAATGTGCCATAGAGGTGAACATAAGGCCCGAAGTGGGTGTCGGCTCCACAAGAGAGAAAAACATGGAAGACAAGCTGAGAGTTGTTCTAAATGGAACTATTAATAAATTTCAGTATCCAAGACAGCTGATTCAAGTACATTTGCATATTATATCAAAGAGTCAAGCGACGGAGAATAACCTGAAGGATCTACATGCCTGTATCAATGGAGCGTACCTGGCACTTATTGACGCTAACATATCTCTTTTGAGTTCATTCTTGTCGACATATGCCGTAATCAACGATGATAGACTGATATTCAATCCAACTTCTGAACAAATTCAATCCTCAATATCTCATCATTTGGTCTgctttgatatcaaaagCGGCAGGGCCGATGAACTTTTGTTCGTCGACTCAGTGGGGGAGTTCACGGAGGGGGAACTTATGACAGTATTGGACCAAAGCATAGAAGAGATTGAATCGATGAATAAAATCGTTCGAAAGACAATAACCGAGAAAGTGTCAAGGGACTATATCTGGAAATACTAATACCAATAACAATCTACGTATATAAACaggatgaaaaattaaagTTATCATTTGCTCAATTTACAACTTGAGCTGTTGCAAGTTTGCAATCGTAGCATTGAGTCCCTCCAATTCGGAAATGAAGTTCTGTTTCTTAGTTTGATCTTGCTCTTGAATTTCCTTGGAGGCTTTACTAGCGTAGTTACTTGAGGCTAAAGTCTTTTCTAGAGCTTGCAATGATTTTTCCACCTTGGAAACTTTGTTTTGGGTCTTGAGTATTTCAGCGTCCAGGTCTACTTGTCCCTTGACTAGAATGTGGGCATTGATCTTAGGAGTAACAGATTGTAAAGCACATCCTTCAGGAACCTTCTCAGGAGAGTCAATAACAATCAAATCATTAACTGGTTTAATCAATGACACAATAGAATGCTTTTCTTCTGAGGCTAATTTGTAAGCTGCAGCGTCAGCGGACTCAATGTACAGCTTACCTTCCTTAGTGATTCCGTATTGAGCAAACAATGATCTTGCGGCTCTGGtaatttccaaaatttgtTCGTAGTTTGATTCAGACGAAATATCATCGTAAGAAGGATTGTACTCTGGGTATGGAGCTTTGGAAATAGAGATTATGCTCTTCTCGGCCTCACGACGGGGCAATCTTTGCCACATCTCTTCGGTCAAAAATGGCATGAAGGGAtggatcaatttcaaagcagCATCAATACAGGTGAATAATGTGTCCTGAGCCGATTTCTTTTGGTCAGCAGTACCTTCTGTTATCAGATACTTGGAATTCTCAATGTAAACGTCACAAAGTTCGTATAACCAGAACTGGTAAATGGCATTAGtggcttcaaagaagtcaCGTTTCTCGATGGATTCATTAACAACTTTGGAAGCCTTAGATAACTTATGCAAAATCCATCTTTCAACCAAAGACTCCTTCCCAGTCAGATCACCTGTAGCAGGGGGTTTGTAGTCGTCTCCTAATCTCATTAAAACAAACTTAGTGGCCTGGTAAATCTTGTTACAGAACTTTCTGTAACCTTCAACACGCAAAATGTCCAAGTTGATATCTCTTCCACCGGTAGTGTAGGCACAAAGAGCAAATCTCAAAGCATCAGTACCACATTCAGGGATACCGCTCGGATAAGACTCTTTCTGACCTTTCTTAGCTTTCTCAACCTCCCTTGGATCCAAGTTTCCTCCCAAAAGCTTTGCATGCAAGTCTTCCAAGCTGATACCATTAATGACATCCAATGGGTCAACAACATTACCAAGAGATTTGgacatttttcttccctGTGCATCACGGACCAATGAATGGCAGAACACCTCTTTGAAGGGAACATCTCCTGTCAACTTTAAGCCTAAAAGAATCATTCTGGTGACccagaagaaaagaatatcCCAACCAGTTTCCAGCATAGAAAATGGATAAAACTGTTTCATGTCAGGAGTGTTATCAGGCCATCCCAAAGTCGAAAACGGCCACAATCCAGACGAAAACCAAGTGTCAAGGACATCCTCGTCTTGTTCAAGAGTGAATATCTTTCCAGCAAACTTGGCAGaagctttttcttgagcctcttccaaagatctACCACTGACCCAGTATTGACCGTCATTCTCGTCGTTCACCTCACCTTCAATATTGACAAAGTAAACTGGACAACGGTGTCCCCACCATAACTGTCTAGAGATACACCAATCCTGAATGTTTTCTAACCATCGGAAATATTCCGATTCTGAAACCTTAGGAGTGATGGTAATCCTTCCGTCCTTGACGGCTTTAATAGCCTCTGCAGCCATCTTATCTTGGGCAACCCACCATTGTGGTTTCAAATATGGCTCAATGATATCTCCAGAACGAGAACAAGTAGGAATAGTCATCTCGTTAGGCTCCTCACCTTCGTAAAGATTCAACgctttcaaatcatcaataacAATTTGACGAGCATCgaatctcttcaaaccCTTGTACTTACCACAGTTCTCGTTAAGGTATCCATCATCAGTAAAAATATTAATAAATTCTAGTTTTTGACGCTTACCAGTATTGTAATCGTTGTTATCATGACCAGGGGTAATCTTCACAGCACCAGTTCCAAATTCCATATCAACAGCCTCAGCATCTGTAACGATAGGAATTTGACGATCCAACAGAGGGTGCTGGACAAACTTTCCATGCAAATGCTTGTAACGGGGGTCGTCTGGATGAACAGCAACACCGGTATCACCAAAAACAGTCTCTGGACGGGTAGTAGCTACGATTAACTTTTCATCAGATCCAACAACAGGGTAGGCAAAAGAATGCAATACACCAAACTCTATCTTATTTTCATATCCAGGAACCGAAATAGCAGTCTTAGCTGGAATGATCTTGTTCTCGACCTCGATGTTTGAAATGGCAGTGTTTAGTTTGACAGACCAGTTGACCAATCTTTGCGCACGGTAAATGGTGCCATCTTCGTGTAATCTAACAAACGCCTCGGTGACAGCTTTACTTAGCATTGGGTTCAAGGTGAAAGCCTCTCTAGAAAAATCATAAGAAGCAcccaatttttcaaactgggATCTGATTCTATTTTGATAAACGTCTTTCCAGTCCCAGACTTTCTCGATGAACTTTTCACGGCCCAGATCATGTCTGGTCTTGCCTTCCTGTGCCCACAATGACTTTTCAACCACAGACTGAGTGGCAATACCTGCATGGTCAAATCCAGGCAGGTATAAAGTAGTCTTACCTTTCATTCTGTAGAAACGAATCAATGTGTCTTGAAGAGCGATAGTTAGAGCATGTCCAATATGTAAGGCACCAGTGATATTAGGAGGTGGAGCGGGGATGCTGAAAACTCCCGCAGGCTTGGGCTTACCGTCAGGACCAAACTCAGGTTCAAATAGTCCCTCCTTGACCCACCATTCGTACCATGAGGATTCCACATTCTTGGGGTTGTAAGCCTTGAAAGCAGGATCTTCCAAAGACgccaaaattttcttttctcctTTTGGAGTTTGGTCTACATACACAGagacttcttcaacaggctttttctccttcttggttttcttctcagcGTTTGCCAGTTggtttttcttcaaagcttcctGCTTGGCCTTTTTGGCCTCAAATTTAGCCAACTTTTCAgccttttttctttccttttcaagCTCCTTTTCGGTCTTTACCTTTGGAGGGATGTTTGATTCAGGAACCGTGCTCATACTCGTCGATCTAAAACTGTGAATCTGGGTTACCAATGACTTGTATTTTTGCAAACCTCTAGGTAATATTCGCATGGAGAAAAGGTTTCCCTATGACTCTGGACCCATGAGAGAGTCTGCTCGCGAAGGTAGCATGAgacgaaaaaaaaaaccgTTTGGTGCACTATCATATCTAAGAGTTCATATGCTTTGGTGTTATTAGATATCTGGAGAAATAATGGGTTTGGCGGATGATTTGGTATCCGATTTCTCTGATGACGAAGAGCTGAACTCTGAGTTAATTACGGGGAGCAAGGGAGGTTCACTGAATGGTGGGCCAAGTTTGCATGACCTCGTGAACCGTCAAGATCTTCTTGCAATTGACTCAGTGAGTGGCCTTTCTCAGGTGAAACCAGAAGTGGAAAAGGCAATTCACAAAATTGGTGAACTCATTGATAAACCTGTTGATAAAGTTTTGGAGAGAGACTTTTTGAGTAAATGTAATGAAATTTTGGATAAGATCATGGACGAAGTAGTAATATTTCACACATTTGTCAGAATACATTATCATTCAGTGTTTCCTGAATTGGAGGCGTTGATTACAGATCCCGTGCAGTATTGCCAAGTTGTTAAAATTATTGGATACACCTTGTCCAAATCGAGCAAGTTGGAAGAGGAATTAAGGCAGTATTTGCCCCAAGATAAAGTTCTGGTCGTTTCAATGTCAGCCAGTCTTCAGGCACAGAAGAACACTCAATCGctccaagagaaagagatgCAAGTAATTGAAGAGGCGTGTGATGTTGTTCAAACCTTTGTTCAGAATCGACAGTCAATACTGGGATATGTCATCTCAAGAGTTCAAGTGTTTGCTCCTAATGTTACAGCATTGGTTGGTCCCTCTGTGGCATCTCAGCTGATAGCAGTTCATGGCGTTTTGGGGCTATCCCACACTCCATCGTGTAATATTCCTTCCCTTGGCTCTAAGTCTGGCGATCCAGGCTATCTATACCACTGTGATTTGGTTCAGCAAGTTTATCCAGATTTCAGAAAACAAGCACTGAGAATAGTTGCTGGTAAAGTAATACTTGCCGCAAGAGTTGATGTGACCGCTGGTGAAGATTACAGTGGCAGCTTTGGCCTCAAGTGGAGAAATGAAGTAACGGAGAAACTAGAGAAAATTCAGGCTCCCCCAGAGAACGGACCTACGAAGGCTTTACCAATTCCAATAGATCAGCCATCGAAAAAGAGAGGAGGACGTAGGATACGGAAGCTGAAAAAACAATTTGAAATGAGTGAGTTACGTAAGGCACAAAACAAGATGGAATTTGGAACACAGGAAGAGTCTACGATCGACGCATTTGGAGAAGAGATAGGTTTAGGTTTGGCTTCCAAGAACTCACAACTTGGTAAAATCAGAAGCATTGGATCCGTTGGTACTAACCAAGCCAAAATGTCAAAGTCTATGCTAGCTCGTTTAAAGAACAAGCAAGGTGAATTGAATAATTTGAGTGAAGAATTGGTATTCAATAATCCGGAGGTTTTGGAGCAGAAAAGAAGTCTTGAGAAATCACAAAAATAGGAAGCATATCGTAGAGCGAGTTATTGGATTATGCAAAGGAATCTAACTGCGAGTTGTTACCGTAAGATCTAGAGATTCAGGATCGAACATGAGTGCAATGGACATCACCCATACTGTTACCGAGTTTTTGGTAGCATGTTTTTGTTGTATCAGAGGGATCAACTTTCCTGCGCATCgaaacaattgaaaatttccaaTCATCTACAGATCTAGCTAGACATTTAATCTAGGCTCCGACTACGCAGTGAGTTTGCCTCAGCTTTCATTCCTCCCAAATCCCTTCTTGTACAACTGTGATAGGCCAAAATTGTAATGATATTGTACATACCACACCATATACTGTTTACCAGACAGTCAATTGGTCCCAAAGAAATACACTTTCACTTCTACTTTAGGCAATTAGGTGGGGGATGGCGAGAAGAATGAATCTCCGAGCTCAAGCGTTGAAATAAAAATAAAATCGAGAGAAACCTCATCGTCCCGATTGCCTACAGTAAGCCCAACATTTATCAGAGCCCTGCCCCACTCTCTCTCGATCAATGGCCAAAGACGATCACTTGAGACAGGGTGCTACAGTAGGAGTAGCAGTTTCTGTCACAGCTGGTTCTGTGAGTGGTATGGTTGCTAGAGCTGTCACGGCTCCCTTAGATGTGATCAAGATCCGGCTGCAATTAGAATCCTACTACAACTCTCATGCTAAGGTTCCCCAGTATAATGGGATAATaccaactttgaaaaaaataattgCGACAGAAGGGGGAATTAAGCGTCTGTGGAAGGGTAACATACCAGCTGAGATCATGTACATGTTATATGGAGCAACTCAATTCACCTGCTATTCTACAGTGAATACGTTTTTGACGCAGACAGAGAATCGTCACAACTTCAAAGTACCCGTTTCCCTTCACTCACTGATTTTGGGATCTGTCTCTGGGGTTTTCAGTACGTTGGTGTCTTATCCGTTTGATGTACTTCGTACAAGGCTGGCTTCCAATCGATCGAAACACTTTGCCTCCATGTTTGGTTGTTCCATTGACATGTTGAAACACGAAGGCATCAAATCATTTTATTCGGGTATAGGAACAGCAGTCAGTGGTGTTTCCCTCTCCATGGGGTTGACGTTCTTTGCCTATGAATTCCTTAGAAATTTAGACTCTCATTACGATGAGCTTGCATTCATTGAACCGATATCTGGGTTCATGGCTGGTATAATTGCCAAATCCAGTACTTTTCCATTGGATTTAATACGGAGAAGATTACAAGTGCACAGAAAGTGGCTCGGGCATGAAAGAGAAACATTCATGaccatttcaaagaaaatatttATTAGAGAAGGTTTACGGGGCTTCTATTCGGGTCTAACACCAGCCCTATTGAAAACCGCACCTACTACTGCAATTAGCATTTGGACTTACGAATACGTTGTAAGAGGCTTAGAGAAAGCTCAAGCTTTTGGTTAATGACTAATATACACATTTCTACCATACCCATCCACTCATATAAACCTCCCGTTGGGCTTTCAATTGCGCTTCTTCGGACTCAGCGCCAAACACTCTATCAACTGGTTCAAATTCCAATCCAGCTTCCGTTTTATACTTCTTACTAAGTTCCCCATCTAATAATTTAGCACAATCCCAATCCAAGAAATCCTCTAAATTGTAACTGTACTTATGGAAAGGCTgtgaaaagattttggcCAGAGAGGCAATGTTAGGATGATAATGAGTAGCTAGGGTTTCAAGCTCCCAAACTGATGATTCGATGGCTCTGGTATTGTCTGGATCTGTTTCATTGTCGTCATACGGATCTTGGTAATTCTCTGCTGGATTTGGGTTGTGAATGAGGACCATACATGCCGGATGCCTTCTCAATAGATTGTATATAAAAGGTATCACAATAACAATTCCTGAAATTGGGGCGGTCAACGAAAGTCTTGCTAATTTTTTAATGAAGGAAGCTATCATAGTACTGGAGAGATAGTCTCCAGTTAGAAATATGTCTAACATTCTGAAAAACCTAGTCTTATGAGGAGAATGGAGGAGATCGGGATTTAAAATTCGGTAAAGTTTGGTAAAGAAGTCAGGATATTCCAAATTATAGTTCTTCATGAGTTCAAATAGCCCATTCAATGATAAAATACATGTGTTAACATGGTTGTTCTCAAATCCTAAATCATAGGTATCCGTCAGAAAATCCATCAATTGCTGCTGGTTTTCCATGAAGGGCAGCAATCGCTTGTGAACCAATCCCAATACAGTCTGGTTTTGTGCAAAAGAGATGTTCCAATTTAGCAACCCCAGCCAGCACTTCTCAAATGCCAACTTGAAATGAAGTTCAGTCTTTGCAAGTTTTGGTACGTACTCGACCAAATATTCTGCattatcaaaatcttcgtAAATTGGTTGATCGTATAACAATGTCAAATAATTAGAGAATGCTAGTACTTTATTTTCAAGCTGTGTAGAATTGAGCTCCTGTTGAATTTCATGAAAAAAATAGTATTTTAAATCTTGATATTGAAATAGAACCTCCTTAAATTCTAAGATCAGGTAATTGTCAATGGTACCATCCTTCAGCGAATTCTTTTCGTCTCCTGTTTGTAATAATGTCAATAGAAGAGATCTGTACAACTTTGTAGCAAAATATGGTTCGGTCCCAGCAGGTCCACAGTGCGAGGATTCTAGCTTGATCAGTTTAATGACAATATCTAGGATATCCAGCTTATAGTACTTGGATTCCTGATGTAACTCGACAATCTGCAAAGATAACAGTAGTTCAATCTTAAACGCCTCATACCTGGCCCTCAACCATGATgagatttgtttcttgtcAGCAGTGTCTCTTGCGGTGAAAGATAGTCGTCCCTCAGTAAGTAACTTTTTGAACACTTTGAACAGCAATTTAGTAAGTTTTCTAGCCTTTGTAATATCTTCAATATTGCTTGAGTCTATGTAAGTATATTGAGCAAGTAGTTTTGGAATGTTGTTATAGAACTTGGGAGAGCTCTTGATTTCCTCTGTCAGTTGTGAAATCTGCTCAAGACTTAATACAGAAGCCTCAGTTTCCTTCAGAAGATCGCCCTTAGATGTTGCCTTGGTCAGAGGCGATTTTGCATTAGGTTTCGATCTTAGTGACTTTGTTGCAGTCTTTTTactctccttcttcattGTGGAGTTTTCGTCGTGTTAACAATGCACCTTGatagattttttttttctgatAATTATTTTCCGTTATGAACCCGCGCATGTTGCTAGATTTCATATAAAAGCACAAAGCACCTCTCAATAgtagtttttttcttcttcatccttcCGAGTTTTAATACTCAAATGATGAATTTTTAGCGTATTTTCATACAGTGTCCATTGGATGAGGTTGAGCTTCTTTCGGGAAATTCCTTTGTTTGATCGGGTTAATCTGGTGAAAGCGTTTGGCGCACTTATATCTTGTTACATTATATAACGGACGCCTATCCAATTCTGAACTCAATCTCTGAAGGAATCATTATGTGCTTGTTCTACTGTCTAGGTAGAATTTCTATAGGTAGTATAGACCGTTAATGTTTTgcttttttatttttttattACAGTGCTGTATTGTAGGCAGAATGAACCAGCATCCATACTTTAGGTGGACACATATCCAGTTACATGATGTGATGTCTGTATTAAGGATGGTATATCAATAAATTCCAGCAACAGTGCTAATTTCTGAAGTCTCAGAAAGTTGTCGGATCGAGTTTGACCCTGGGGACCTTACGAAGCTAGTTGCCTACTTCTTGAGGATCCTATTTTTTTCTattaatttttctttactgATCAAAGCTCAAACTAACATGCAAATATTTTTTTACCCTATGTAACTATTCGGCGATACAGTTAAAGCAATAGTCCATTTCCTTTTCACTAAGTGAACGGATGTACAAGCATTTGCTGAGAATCTCTTTATCGGTTTTAAAATCGTAGAACTTTGACCAATCGAtcatttgaaggagatttTTCACAATGCTAGATAGTAATGAAAACTTGCTTATATTAATCAATTCTGTGTCATCTTCCGCAAGCGAGTTGATAATCTTGACTTTTGTCTGGATAGAACTTTCCacatttttctttatgaCGGAAGGACGttcattgttgaaaataagATCATTCAGGTAAATACCAATGAACGGTATGCATCCTTTGGATGCTGTCACTTTGTCTAATTCGATCCTCAAATTAC
This is a stretch of genomic DNA from Komagataella phaffii GS115 chromosome 3, complete sequence. It encodes these proteins:
- a CDS encoding Mitochondrial membrane transporter; amino-acid sequence: MAKDDHLRQGATVGVAVSVTAGSVSGMVARAVTAPLDVIKIRLQLESYYNSHAKVPQYNGIIPTLKKIIATEGGIKRLWKGNIPAEIMYMLYGATQFTCYSTVNTFLTQTENRHNFKVPVSLHSLILGSVSGVFSTLVSYPFDVLRTRLASNRSKHFASMFGCSIDMLKHEGIKSFYSGIGTAVSGVSLSMGLTFFAYEFLRNLDSHYDELAFIEPISGFMAGIIAKSSTFPLDLIRRRLQVHRKWLGHERETFMTISKKIFIREGLRGFYSGLTPALLKTAPTTAISIWTYEYVVRGLEKAQAFG
- a CDS encoding Nucleolar protein, forms a complex with Nop14p, with translation MKKESKKTATKSLRSKPNAKSPLTKATSKGDLLKETEASVLSLEQISQLTEEIKSSPKFYNNIPKLLAQYTYIDSSNIEDITKARKLTKLLFKVFKKLLTEGRLSFTARDTADKKQISSWLRARYEAFKIELLLSLQIVELHQESKYYKLDILDIVIKLIKLESSHCGPAGTEPYFATKLYRSLLLTLLQTGDEKNSLKDGTIDNYLILEFKEVLFQYQDLKYYFFHEIQQELNSTQLENKVLAFSNYLTLLYDQPIYEDFDNAEYLVEYVPKLAKTELHFKLAFEKCWLGLLNWNISFAQNQTVLGLVHKRLLPFMENQQQLMDFLTDTYDLGFENNHVNTCILSLNGLFELMKNYNLEYPDFFTKLYRILNPDLLHSPHKTRFFRMLDIFLTGDYLSSTMIASFIKKLARLSLTAPISGIVIVIPFIYNLLRRHPACMVLIHNPNPAENYQDPYDDNETDPDNTRAIESSVWELETLATHYHPNIASLAKIFSQPFHKYSYNLEDFLDWDCAKLLDGELSKKYKTEAGLEFEPVDRVFGAESEEAQLKAQREVYMSGWVW
- a CDS encoding Protein involved in rRNA processing yields the protein MVLPEYQTSLLNKVDGSSTISIGEVKVICSVTGPIEAKPRQELPTQCAIEVNIRPEVGVGSTREKNMEDKLRVVLNGTINKFQYPRQLIQVHLHIISKSQATENNLKDLHACINGAYLALIDANISLLSSFLSTYAVINDDRLIFNPTSEQIQSSISHHLVCFDIKSGRADELLFVDSVGEFTEGELMTVLDQSIEEIESMNKIVRKTITEKVSRDYIWKY
- a CDS encoding Mitochondrial and cytoplasmic valyl-tRNA synthetase, with protein sequence MRILPRGLQKYKSLVTQIHSFRSTSMSTVPESNIPPKVKTEKELEKERKKAEKLAKFEAKKAKQEALKKNQLANAEKKTKKEKKPVEEVSVYVDQTPKGEKKILASLEDPAFKAYNPKNVESSWYEWWVKEGLFEPEFGPDGKPKPAGVFSIPAPPPNITGALHIGHALTIALQDTLIRFYRMKGKTTLYLPGFDHAGIATQSVVEKSLWAQEGKTRHDLGREKFIEKVWDWKDVYQNRIRSQFEKLGASYDFSREAFTLNPMLSKAVTEAFVRLHEDGTIYRAQRLVNWSVKLNTAISNIEVENKIIPAKTAISVPGYENKIEFGVLHSFAYPVVGSDEKLIVATTRPETVFGDTGVAVHPDDPRYKHLHGKFVQHPLLDRQIPIVTDAEAVDMEFGTGAVKITPGHDNNDYNTGKRQKLEFINIFTDDGYLNENCGKYKGLKRFDARQIVIDDLKALNLYEGEEPNEMTIPTCSRSGDIIEPYLKPQWWVAQDKMAAEAIKAVKDGRITITPKVSESEYFRWLENIQDWCISRQLWWGHRCPVYFVNIEGEVNDENDGQYWVSGRSLEEAQEKASAKFAGKIFTLEQDEDVLDTWFSSGLWPFSTLGWPDNTPDMKQFYPFSMLETGWDILFFWVTRMILLGLKLTGDVPFKEVFCHSLVRDAQGRKMSKSLGNVVDPLDVINGISLEDLHAKLLGGNLDPREVEKAKKGQKESYPSGIPECGTDALRFALCAYTTGGRDINLDILRVEGYRKFCNKIYQATKFVLMRLGDDYKPPATGDLTGKESLVERWILHKLSKASKVVNESIEKRDFFEATNAIYQFWLYELCDVYIENSKYLITEGTADQKKSAQDTLFTCIDAALKLIHPFMPFLTEEMWQRLPRREAEKSIISISKAPYPEYNPSYDDISSESNYEQILEITRAARSLFAQYGITKEGKLYIESADAAAYKLASEEKHSIVSLIKPVNDLIVIDSPEKVPEGCALQSVTPKINAHILVKGQVDLDAEILKTQNKVSKVEKSLQALEKTLASSNYASKASKEIQEQDQTKKQNFISELEGLNATIANLQQLKL
- a CDS encoding Splicing factor, component of the U4/U6-U5 snRNP complex, with the protein product MGLADDLVSDFSDDEELNSELITGSKGGSLNGGPSLHDLVNRQDLLAIDSVSGLSQVKPEVEKAIHKIGELIDKPVDKVLERDFLSKCNEILDKIMDEVVIFHTFVRIHYHSVFPELEALITDPVQYCQVVKIIGYTLSKSSKLEEELRQYLPQDKVLVVSMSASLQAQKNTQSLQEKEMQVIEEACDVVQTFVQNRQSILGYVISRVQVFAPNVTALVGPSVASQLIAVHGVLGLSHTPSCNIPSLGSKSGDPGYLYHCDLVQQVYPDFRKQALRIVAGKVILAARVDVTAGEDYSGSFGLKWRNEVTEKLEKIQAPPENGPTKALPIPIDQPSKKRGGRRIRKLKKQFEMSELRKAQNKMEFGTQEESTIDAFGEEIGLGLASKNSQLGKIRSIGSVGTNQAKMSKSMLARLKNKQGELNNLSEELVFNNPEVLEQKRSLEKSQK